One Streptomyces sp. NBC_01217 genomic region harbors:
- a CDS encoding helix-turn-helix domain-containing protein, protein MLEPAGLSPGEEQIYRALIEMVAASSEDIADRTGMPAAVTALALAALETKKIVSRTDGAPERFRAIPPDVALLPQLQQRAADIERAHTEARELLETYRSSVRRRDAGQLVEIIEGSEALRHHLGQIQNSASQELLWFCKAQYVAMPSGTNQAEFDALARGVRYRVLYERDFFNDAKSVENVERAVRVGETARTVRQLPLRIAIADRSVAIFPLVPGGPGGGNTEPTAALVRQSSLLEALVALFECYWERSLPLQFNAQGELSGRQGEGEPSLTSADIRLLSLLIAGIADKAIASQMGLSRRTLQRRIQRLMELAGSDTRMQLAWHAARQGWI, encoded by the coding sequence ATGCTTGAGCCGGCCGGCCTTTCACCGGGCGAGGAGCAGATCTATCGGGCCCTCATCGAGATGGTGGCGGCATCCTCGGAGGACATTGCCGACCGAACGGGCATGCCGGCTGCCGTGACGGCTTTGGCGCTGGCCGCTCTGGAGACCAAGAAGATCGTCAGCCGTACGGACGGGGCGCCTGAGCGGTTTCGGGCGATCCCGCCGGATGTGGCCCTGTTGCCGCAACTCCAGCAGCGAGCCGCAGACATAGAGCGGGCGCATACAGAGGCGCGCGAATTGCTGGAGACCTACCGGAGCTCGGTGAGACGTCGCGACGCCGGCCAGCTCGTCGAAATAATCGAGGGCAGTGAGGCGTTGCGCCACCACCTCGGGCAGATCCAGAACAGCGCTTCCCAGGAACTGCTGTGGTTCTGCAAGGCCCAGTACGTGGCCATGCCGTCGGGCACCAATCAGGCCGAATTCGATGCGTTGGCCCGAGGCGTGCGGTACCGGGTGCTCTACGAGCGGGATTTCTTCAACGATGCCAAATCGGTCGAGAACGTGGAGAGGGCGGTCCGTGTCGGCGAAACGGCCCGTACGGTACGGCAGTTGCCGCTGAGAATCGCCATCGCCGATCGGTCGGTCGCGATCTTCCCTCTGGTGCCGGGCGGTCCCGGCGGCGGCAACACCGAACCCACGGCCGCGCTGGTGCGGCAGAGCAGCCTTCTCGAAGCCCTGGTCGCGCTCTTCGAGTGCTACTGGGAGCGCTCCTTGCCTCTGCAGTTCAATGCTCAGGGCGAGTTGAGCGGTCGGCAGGGTGAAGGCGAACCCTCTCTCACGTCGGCCGACATCCGTCTGCTCTCCTTGCTGATCGCGGGTATCGCGGACAAGGCGATCGCCAGCCAGATGGGGCTGAGCAGGAGAACTCTTCAGCGTCGCATCCAACGGCTCATGGAGCTGGCGGGTTCCGATACGCGAATGCAGCTCGCATGGCACGCGGCCCGTCAGGGATGGATCTGA
- a CDS encoding S8 family serine peptidase, with product MGWPIRLTAAISTMGVLAAAAVLPASAQPQAGNESGARSDGAPPTTVRLITGDRVTVAAAAGGKNVASVQPGPGREGIIFHTVEQDGDLMVLPSDAVGPVSTGTVDQKLFNVSELIAQGFDEAHTDSLPLIVSQAEGTSTAAVDALSALRKTSAPSYELRSIDARSLRVDASDLSRLWRQLAPTSGKLDEARIAATPKVWLDGKVEASLDRSTAQINAPAAWKAGFDGHGVKVAVLDTGVDDGHPDLAGRITDAKDFSGGTTGTRDAFGHGTHVAATVGGSGAGSGGSRRGVAPASDLLIGKVLGDDGSGSESSVIAGMEWAAAEGAKVISMSLGADIETDGTDPMSLAVNRITDSSGALFVVAAGNNGEAGLETVGSPGAADAALTVGAVDRKDVLAPFSSRGPRSGDGAVKPDVTAPGVGIVAARAAGTTMGDPVDDLYTSVSGTSMATPHVAGAAALLAQQHPGWHAKEIKDALVSTAHTVSGTKVTEQGGGRIDLAAAVLGQVTATGTVALGPFQSGTTAKNAEGGTVRYTNTSDKPVTLELAVQLATDGGRAVPDGTVEPGSKTLDIAPGATAEVPLNVDPSLAGRGKYYGYVSASTPDGQTVAHTTVSLVVHAPMHTLSVDTIDRGGEHIDAAPMIWGPDGFVRYTSFAPVTAEVEEGAYQLQYSTLEKAADGEELHEVILPEVKVTKDTTATLDVRKTTPVEIRTPKPAEQNAVISYQTYRELEGRSWTAGTMYFSVAKRVYVSPTAPVTEGSFEFASRWQLTAPLLEADVQGSDLALDPYYMPLSPLFGTQNRRLTVADAGSDTAPDFRPRNVRGKLAVILNDGVPDDSLAQAAAKAGARALVLVTRSDMYPWTRWEPVSTMDRLAVPTIRVSAVQGAALLKRAAQRNTVVEFSGTARSPYLYDVMQVSSGRIPQHVVHTVSDRNSARVKTTYAENGGAPWASEQRFGWRPYQDTAWNQYTRHVPTGWQRTEYVSSGDNGWQHYVHHKTSPMGVDFPLIFGMTDEPRTYRAGQATEEKWFGAVVRPSIPRGTAAPSVRSGDVLALRIPEFTDSQAGHWSRTANIGGIGLRHGAADAGGQEKDEASAVLYRNGEQVAQSDGAWGNFPVAPGKAAYRLDLTTARTSDDWTIGTRTSTSWDFRSETAADTALLPLLQLDYDVHADAHNSVKASRNTLGVTVRHQDGLPAPKGVGLKVEASYDDGRTWSGATRVSDRGRGEFTATLGRPSAGHGDVFVTLRVTATDSAGNRIQQTVERAYLLHR from the coding sequence ATGGGATGGCCGATCCGCCTGACGGCGGCGATATCGACGATGGGGGTCCTGGCGGCTGCGGCTGTGCTTCCTGCGTCGGCGCAGCCGCAGGCCGGCAACGAATCCGGTGCGAGGAGCGACGGCGCTCCGCCGACCACGGTGAGGCTCATCACCGGGGACCGGGTGACGGTCGCCGCCGCGGCAGGCGGCAAGAACGTGGCTTCCGTGCAGCCCGGTCCCGGTCGTGAGGGCATCATCTTCCATACCGTCGAACAGGACGGGGACCTGATGGTTCTGCCGTCCGACGCGGTGGGGCCGGTCTCCACCGGAACGGTGGACCAGAAGCTGTTCAACGTGAGCGAGCTCATCGCCCAGGGCTTCGACGAGGCGCACACCGACTCGCTGCCGCTGATCGTCTCCCAGGCCGAGGGAACCTCCACCGCTGCCGTTGACGCTCTGTCAGCACTGCGGAAGACATCAGCCCCGTCGTACGAGTTGCGCAGCATCGACGCCCGGTCCCTGCGGGTCGACGCGTCCGATCTGAGCCGTCTGTGGCGGCAACTCGCGCCCACGAGCGGGAAGTTGGACGAAGCAAGGATCGCCGCCACCCCGAAGGTCTGGCTCGACGGCAAGGTCGAGGCCTCCCTGGACCGCAGCACCGCCCAGATCAACGCCCCTGCCGCCTGGAAGGCCGGGTTCGACGGGCATGGCGTCAAGGTCGCGGTCCTCGACACCGGTGTCGACGACGGACACCCGGATCTCGCCGGGCGGATCACCGACGCCAAGGACTTCTCCGGAGGCACCACCGGCACCCGCGACGCCTTCGGCCACGGCACGCACGTGGCGGCGACCGTCGGTGGCAGCGGCGCCGGATCCGGTGGCAGCCGCCGAGGTGTCGCCCCCGCTTCCGACCTCCTGATCGGCAAGGTGCTCGGCGACGACGGCAGCGGATCCGAATCCTCCGTCATCGCGGGCATGGAGTGGGCCGCCGCCGAAGGCGCCAAGGTGATCAGCATGAGCCTCGGCGCGGACATCGAGACCGACGGCACGGACCCCATGAGCCTCGCCGTCAACCGCATCACCGACAGCAGCGGCGCCCTCTTCGTGGTCGCGGCCGGCAACAACGGTGAGGCCGGTCTCGAAACCGTGGGCTCGCCGGGTGCCGCCGATGCGGCGCTCACCGTCGGTGCCGTGGACCGCAAGGACGTCCTCGCACCATTCTCCAGTCGAGGCCCGCGCAGCGGCGACGGCGCGGTGAAGCCCGATGTCACGGCCCCGGGCGTCGGCATCGTGGCGGCCCGCGCCGCGGGGACGACCATGGGCGACCCCGTGGACGACCTCTACACCTCGGTCTCCGGCACCTCCATGGCCACGCCCCATGTGGCGGGCGCCGCCGCACTGCTCGCTCAGCAGCACCCCGGCTGGCACGCCAAGGAGATCAAGGACGCTCTGGTCAGCACGGCTCACACCGTGTCCGGCACGAAGGTGACGGAGCAGGGCGGCGGTCGCATCGACCTGGCCGCGGCCGTGCTCGGACAGGTCACCGCGACCGGTACCGTCGCCCTGGGACCGTTCCAGTCGGGCACCACGGCGAAGAACGCCGAAGGCGGCACCGTCCGGTACACCAACACCTCCGACAAGCCGGTCACCCTCGAACTCGCGGTCCAGCTCGCCACCGACGGCGGGCGTGCAGTCCCGGACGGGACCGTGGAGCCCGGCTCGAAGACGCTGGACATCGCCCCCGGTGCCACTGCCGAGGTGCCCCTGAACGTCGACCCGTCCCTCGCCGGGCGGGGCAAGTACTACGGGTACGTCTCCGCCTCGACTCCCGACGGGCAGACGGTTGCCCATACGACGGTCAGTCTCGTGGTGCACGCCCCGATGCACACACTCTCCGTCGACACCATCGACCGGGGCGGCGAACACATCGACGCCGCGCCGATGATCTGGGGTCCGGACGGATTCGTGCGGTACACCAGCTTCGCGCCGGTCACCGCGGAGGTCGAGGAGGGCGCGTACCAACTGCAGTACTCCACCCTGGAAAAGGCCGCCGATGGCGAGGAACTGCATGAAGTGATCCTCCCCGAGGTGAAGGTCACCAAGGACACCACGGCCACACTGGACGTCCGCAAGACCACCCCCGTGGAGATACGCACCCCCAAGCCGGCCGAGCAGAACGCGGTCATCAGCTACCAGACCTACCGCGAGCTGGAGGGCCGCAGCTGGACCGCGGGCACCATGTACTTCAGCGTCGCCAAGCGCGTGTACGTCAGTCCCACCGCGCCCGTCACCGAGGGCAGCTTCGAATTCGCCTCGCGTTGGCAGCTCACCGCCCCGCTGCTGGAGGCCGATGTCCAAGGAAGCGACCTTGCCCTCGACCCCTACTACATGCCTCTCTCGCCGCTGTTCGGAACCCAGAACCGGCGACTGACCGTCGCCGACGCGGGCAGCGACACCGCTCCCGACTTCCGTCCCCGGAACGTCCGCGGCAAGCTGGCCGTCATCCTCAACGACGGCGTTCCCGATGATTCGCTGGCCCAGGCCGCGGCCAAGGCCGGTGCGCGCGCGCTGGTTCTCGTCACCAGGTCCGACATGTACCCCTGGACCAGGTGGGAGCCCGTCAGCACCATGGATCGCCTGGCGGTGCCCACCATACGGGTCAGCGCGGTCCAGGGAGCGGCACTGCTGAAGCGGGCCGCGCAACGCAACACCGTCGTGGAGTTCTCCGGGACGGCCAGGAGCCCCTACCTGTACGACGTCATGCAGGTATCCTCCGGCCGGATTCCCCAGCACGTGGTCCACACCGTCTCCGACCGCAACAGCGCCCGGGTGAAGACCACATACGCCGAGAACGGCGGGGCTCCGTGGGCCAGCGAGCAGCGCTTCGGCTGGCGGCCCTACCAGGACACCGCCTGGAACCAGTACACCCGTCACGTCCCGACAGGGTGGCAGCGGACCGAGTACGTCAGCTCCGGCGACAACGGCTGGCAGCACTACGTCCATCACAAGACGAGCCCCATGGGTGTCGATTTTCCGCTGATCTTCGGCATGACCGACGAGCCCCGCACCTACCGGGCGGGTCAGGCGACCGAGGAGAAGTGGTTCGGCGCCGTGGTCAGGCCGTCGATCCCCCGGGGTACCGCGGCACCGTCCGTGCGATCCGGTGATGTGCTGGCCCTGCGCATCCCGGAGTTCACCGACTCCCAGGCCGGTCACTGGTCGCGGACCGCCAACATCGGCGGAATCGGTCTCCGTCACGGGGCCGCTGACGCCGGCGGACAGGAAAAGGACGAGGCATCGGCGGTGCTGTACCGCAACGGCGAGCAGGTCGCGCAGTCGGACGGAGCCTGGGGGAACTTCCCGGTCGCACCGGGCAAGGCCGCCTACCGGCTCGACCTGACGACGGCCCGCACCTCGGACGACTGGACCATCGGCACCCGGACCAGTACCTCCTGGGACTTCCGTTCCGAAACCGCGGCCGACACAGCGCTGCTGCCACTGCTCCAGCTCGACTACGACGTCCACGCCGACGCACACAACAGCGTGAAGGCTTCCCGCAACACCCTCGGCGTGACCGTACGCCACCAGGACGGTCTGCCCGCGCCGAAGGGCGTCGGGCTCAAGGTCGAGGCGTCCTACGACGACGGCCGGACCTGGAGCGGGGCGACCCGGGTGAGCGACCGGGGCCGGGGCGAGTTCACGGCCACGCTCGGCCGCCCCTCCGCAGGACACGGTGACGTGTTCGTCACGCTCAGGGTCACCGCCACGGATTCGGCCGGGAACCGGATCCAGCAGACGGTCGAGCGTGCCTATCTGCTCCACCGATAG